The nucleotide sequence ACCTCATTTCCTGCTCCTCCGGCAACAACCGCAGGAACCTGTCATCCACCGTCACCATCGGTGGCGGCGACCACCACCCGCCTTCCTTTAGCTGCAGCTGCTTCGGCTGTTACATGAGTTACTGGGCGAAGTGGGACTCTTCGCCCAATCGCCAACAGATTCACGAAATTATCGATGTTTTCGAAGAAGGGTTGGCTCAGAGCAAGAAGGagaagaacaagagagagaggaggaagaggtCTTCGAAGGGGTCGGATGAGTTGAAGCGGTCGGAATCGAGCCCTAACAAGGACGAGTTTAGTGAGTCGGAATGGGTGGAGGAAACTAGAATCGGCGGTGGCGGAGACGAAGCGGAGGCTTTTGGCGGCGGCGATGAGGGAGAGGAAGGTTTGGACAAGGGGCCGATGAAGAAGTTTGTGAGTTTCATTGGAGAGAAGCTTTGGAGTGTTTGGGCCTAAAAGGAGTAGGTTGTTCTTCTACTTTCCTTCACTGGTTCTTGGCTATtaatcttctttctttttccccgTTCCTTCCTGGGGGTTGtaattactctctctctctctctctctctgtaaaaaTTGCTAGTTTTGAATGATTAGCTTCCTTTCCTCCTAAATCAATGGCTATTGTTATATTGTGCTAAGCTCTACTccatctatatatacatatattaaggCAAGCAAGAAGTTGAGAAAGATCTGGCAGATTGTTGAAATTGATGGTTGCCCAGCCATTCCAACCGCGGCTGCATTCTTGTTGATAGATCACTTCGCTAGTCGCCAAAGCTTCTTCTccgaaattatttttatttttcctgaGAAAATTGTGGTTTAGATTGGAATAATTCGAAGAGGTGAAGCCGAATAagcatctctctctctgaacGGTTTGATTACAACCATGGAGGGTCCTCCATctgtcttcttttctttcttcccttaATCATTTTCATATagtacaagaaaaataaagagagagagagagagagagatgggtctTCCCTCtgtcttcttttccttctccgGCGGCGTATGCGCTCCCATCCTGAGAGAGAGATGGGTCCTCCATCtgtcttcttttccttctccgGCGGCGTATGCGCTTCCATCCTGTTGCATTTGCCCCCACTTTTGGTATACTGCAACTAGGGGAGATACAGAATTGTTGGGCACGGAGGGTGTTTTGGCAAGATTACCCCTGGTCAGCGAGGAGTGGAGGGCGATGTTGGGAGGGGCAATAACGTAAACTGAGAAGCATGGGATGGTATTGGGGGTGGTAGGCGTCGCCATTAACAAGGTCGGTGGTTAAAGGGGGAAGCATTGCCTCGATTAAAGCACCCATACGACGACTCCAACTCCGAAGCTCTTTTGGACGTTCCCCGAGAGCAAGAGcacttaattattattatcttaccTTGCCTTGCctttccatttatttatttataggtAATAATAGGTAATgttagttattatttaaaaaataattaaaatataataaacgtatcaattaataaaagtatttttatggttaatattttaatttttaatttttagaaataataataataataataataataataataataataataataatatggactttcaattgatttgatttgatttgaatgaTGGAATTCCGCCGGTTAGTGTTTTGTTTGTATTGTTAAAAATGGTCACATGAAATGAAATCCCAGTAGTTATTTAGCAAGAGAGAAGGGAAAGTGAAAGGGACGGTGATTGGCAATCACTGGGGGTTTTGTCGTTTGATTAGGGTAAAGGGCACAACGACAGGGTGCTTGATGAATATGCTTGGCCCTGTCATCACCACAAATAGTCTGTGTATCAATGAAATGAAACCTATTAAATACACTAACCACATTATAAAATGCTCAATCCTTTTCAAATTTATTAGGCTGTACTTCTTTtgcgttttaattttttattttaagttttaatttttttattttaaatatatttttaaaaaattaaaaactcagtTTCCtttgtcattctaaaaaattatttttcaaaataacttaaaaattgaactatcatgacgtcatcaaaatataCAACATAATTTAAAGTGACATACTGTAAACCATCTACTAATCGTTGTCATTCCTCGGTAACCCCTTACCCTTTTGCACCGTTGttttcatctggaacgtttgaatattctagaaacatagtccaagttagataataaatcatctaagtgagtttaaaacacgttttcatgaatgtatgcaagacataaAACAAACCGACATAACCTAACAAgtcctagcccaagagaatcctgCACAACACTTAACCCAACCATGGGGAAAAAACAATCTCTCTAGAGGCAATGTCATCACATCGACACATTTACACAATGCAATCCTAGTTTAAGAGGGACAAAGTCAATGCATCTCCTCGATacctcgggaacaatcgttaccactcctgGCCCAGGAGGTTCAACATCAACGTAGGAATCCGGCTCACCACAATCACGTCAGGGATTACGTTCCTACTAAAAAGTATTTCGAAAACATTACCCATTCCTAACTCATATCTCACATGGATAACCAGTCGTCCTAATGTAACTCTCTGGCCATATGGCTCAGCATGAAACTCTAGGCGGCTATCCCGACATGCACACCAGTACAAGATATCCCTATACGTTATTCCGAtaacacccttggggaattacagctacactgTCCATACAACATCTCaggctgacatcccatatgGATAATACAAGCAcatgacaatgccacatatcacaactcaatgcatcatataaacaacattttatgaTCATTTATGGcataaaatacaatgcacatgtataaaatgTTTTGGGATAAACCTTCCATATAAAACCAACCGTCATCGGTTACCGTTTGCATGCaataaaaccattttgcataaaTTTAGAACACATTTAGGTAGAATaaataccaagtttttagggtaggaacactcaccttgaacgtatTTAGAATACCTCAATTTTCATGCAtaatctcgatttgcgtgccaaagcTCAAACACCcgtacttatactcaacctcgagccacaacactccctaaacaccataaaggaacatcaaaatccatttttccttaattttccataattgcttctatttttctcctaattttcacctcgataattctaaaataattatcttctcaagtattttcccaaatttttcaccacaataaatcctaaaataagtttagaaaaatattaaattaatttcataaaataccaCTGGCCCATGCGCCCTTATGCGCCAAGCGCGTGTTTGCTAGTAAAGGGTGGTGCGTGCAGCTCACACACTGATCATCTTCCTCATCTTCGATCGCCGGCTATTGCTCTAATGCCCGATCTGATCgcacccccttgaagctctCCCTCGGTCGATCCTAATGGCACTCGTAGTTGCTCGAAACCTCACCAAAAAAGGCCTCAAACGATCGGTTGCAGGTTCGGCCCCAGCGTCTACCTCGTGTTTTCTAGCCAAGCTCGAATCAATTTCAAGCCTTGATGAAAACCctccaaaatctccaaaatttctCCCCTTGATgtaaggatcaaaagccctttaACTAATTCTTCAAAAACGCTCCAAAACCCAACCAATTTGTGTGCCAAAaattgaaaccctcggccccccCATTTTATAGCAAAAATTAGTCACAACTCGGCCAATCAGAGACCaaggcttggcctccaagcttccCCACACTGTATACGACCTTCCCCAACCCTCCCTTGGTCGTACCATTGCTGGAAACGATGGTAAGAAAATGGTCACCGActttgcaggtttcacacttGCTGTTTGtttattacactttagcccccaACTAATTTCCAATCTCAGTTTGtccctttccttgaagcccctgatctttccatcAATGCCATTAGGACCCACAAGTTTTATACTCTctatttcatcctcgaaatttttgaaaaactatcttttTGACCTTTGTCGGGCAAAATTGacaaattacacttaagcccgattgattgatttgaccctAAGTCCTTTCGTTTCAACTCGAAAACTACTTAATGGTTGTTCTACATATAGAATCTAGGTCCTCAAACTATTACGTTGCCTTTCTGGATGTCCCTTAcgtcaattcaattttttagcctgaTCCATAATTCTACCAAAATTCGTTcctgatccaacttcttttgacaCCTAAAATCATGTCTCGATTAACTTATTGattctatattatttttctcaaacttCTAGGTtccggagcactccctgcagtcgatttggtcactcaaaactgtgatagtgtaccctatagccctACTATTCCGAAAATTCCACTTATACCTTTGTAAAATTCCATCTATAACCTCAAGaatttcctgggtattacactTGAACCTAATAAGCCTCAGCCAGTTGAAACGCTTGAAGCCATCCTTCTAAGACCCGATGATAACAACAGACAAGTGCATATGGGGAGCCAATTAGAGGGTCCGGAGAAAGAGGAACTCATCAGATGTCTACGGTCTTATGCGGACGTATTCGCTGGGATGCCGACCGACATGCTTGGGATAATCCAGAGATCATATCCTACCGATTGAATGTTAGTCCGGAGGCCCGGTCAGTCAAGTAGAAGAAAAGAGACATCACCCCAAAGAAATTGAGGtttttggaagaagaaatagatAAATTCCTTGAGGCGTGATTCATTAGGGAGGTCCAATACCTTGAATGGATAGCAAATGTCGTGATGGTATCTAAGGCTAATGGGAAATGGCGAGTATGCATCGACTTTACCAACTTGAACAAGGCTTGCCCAAAGGACTCCTACCTACTCCCTTGAATAGACAGGCTAGTTGATGATACCTCCGAATATGCGATGTTGAGCTTCTTGGATGCCTTCTCGGGTTATCATCAGATTAGTATGTATCCACCCGACACTGAGAAAATGACATTCATCACAGAAAAGTGGATGTACTACTACCAGGTGATGCCTTTTCGCTTAAAGAACGCAGGGGCGACGTATCAGAGGATGGTCGACAGGGTATTCAAAGACCTACTTGGGGAGGTAATGGAGGCTTATGTGGACGACATGATAGTAAAAAGCAAACAGGGCAAGTCGCATGCTAGATAACTTGAAAAAGTTTTTGATGTATTAAGAAAGAATAATATGTGCTTGAATCCGGACAAGTGCGCGTTCGGGGTGAAGTCAGAAAAATTCATGGGATACATTATTACCCACATGGGGATAGAGGCTAACCCTGAAAATGTGCAAGCAGTAATCGACATGCAGTCCTCCTTCTCAGTAAAGGAGGTTCAGAGGTTGACTTATCCTCTGACTAagggtgtgcattcggttataaccgaaccgaaccgcccgattttaactaaccgaaccgaaccgaaccaaaccaaccTTAAGCATATAACTGAACCGAAAATCTACACTAACCGAATTAACCGAAACCGAACTAAACGATTTTGAATTTGAGCTAACAGAACCGAAAATCGAACTAAAAGCCTAcccaaaaaatcaaaccgaacctaCACAAAAACCGACCTAATCGAAATCGAATGGCAAATaattaacattcattcattcaacctTGATTACCAGCAGCTAAGTAATTAACATTCATTCAGGATAAGACTTGATTACCTCTATTCCAAATACGAAAACAATAATGTGTGACATCGAAGATTGAATGATAAAAAACGAACCAAAACTGGTGTTTTGAGAATGATATAAAAACACAAATTCTACACCAAGAGGACTTAGAGGAGGACTAACCGATTGACATCAATTCCACCCATCAAGGGAACAAGAAATGTAGGGATCATCACAGCAATCCCCAATGCCAAGATATAGTGCTGTAAGCAGATCGCAATTGCCTCCCCTGTTGAAGGACATGAACAAACTTGAATTAGAAACAGATTAACAAATGAACAAACTAAATctgaaacaaattaacaaatgaaaaaatgacaaatgaacaaactgaatttgaaacaagttagggttagggtttcgaAATCACTCACTCTTGGTCTCTTGAGAGAGAAGGGATGAAGGGGCGACGACGAAGGGACGAAGAGAAGGCAGCCGACGACGAAGGTAAGGTGAAGGGTAGTCGGTTAGGGTTCGGTTTGCTCTCACCTTCGACGGGTGGGGGGTGACTCAAGAGCTATCTGGCAGCTGGCGCAGAGGGGCTGGGTGTTGGGGAGGGAGAAGCCGACGACGAGGGCGTTTGGGTTCGACAGCAACGGCCAGGTAAGGGTTAGCCGATTAGGGTTCGGTTTACTCTCACCTTTGACGGGTAGGGGGTGACTCTCGAGCTATCTAGCGCAGAGCGCGCGGTTGGGTGTTGGGAGGGGGGGAGAAGTTGACGACGAGGGCGTTTGGGTTCAACGACAACGAGAAGGTGAGGGTTAGTCGGTTAGGGACCTAGGGTTCGATGCTGTCACCTTCGAAGGGTGGGTGACTCTCGGGCTATTGGGTGTGTAGGGCCTGAACAATGAACTTgggttttgggggggggggacaaGAACGGGTTGGCAGTTCGATTATTTGGGTTCAGTTATTTTGAcccaaataaccgaaccgaaccaactatccgattttttgttaaataggTAACCGAAATCGAACCGACTATTAAGACTAACGGAATCGAACCGACCGAACCGATCGGTTAGGTTTGGTTAAATTGGTTTATCCGaatttttgcacacccctacctCTAACGGCATTGGGTATGTTTCTCTTGAAATATGCTGAACGCAGCCTTCCCTTCTTCAAGGCCTTAAAAGGGGGCAAAAACTTTCAATGAACCCTTGAGTGTGAAAAAGCCTTTCAAGAGTTAAAGGAGTACCTAAAGGAGATTCCTTTATTGATTCGAccaaaaattggagaaaaactATGCCTATATTTGGGAGTCAGCCATCGGGCTGTAAGCGCAGTCATTGTCAGGCAAGTTAAACAGATCAACAGCCTAATCTATTATGTTAGTAAGATATTACAGGGAGCAGAGTCACGATACCCCTATGCTGAAAAGATAGCTCTAGCATTGGTGATGACAACAAGAAAATTAAGACCCTACTTTCAGGCGCACGCCGTGGCAGTGTTAACAGATCAACCGTTAAGACAGATTCTACAAAGGCCTAAATGTTCAGGAAGGCTAACTAAATGGGCTATTGAACTCAGTGAGTATGatgagtgcataatttcatatatttatttcccttacatatggtcttTTGGGTGAGATTTATGTCTTATTGTACTGATCTatgcttatttttatggttaaagaaattttggataggttagaataaattgggattttacttagaaaatttcagctttttaatattttgactttTCGGGGTTCTTTCAGATTTTTGAACATGTTATAGTTCAAAAACATGAATGAGGTCTTCAAAGattttgtagaggacttcttgggctttctagaatggtattatttgtccaaatccaagttcttTTGGGCttccaaacattgcttcaagttagggccgaaaagctaggtcaaatcctaattggattagaattcttcACGAACgtggaatctttaaaaggccataacttgagcttctgatatccaaattgagtgattcaaaagcctaaaTTCATCT is from Diospyros lotus cultivar Yz01 chromosome 2, ASM1463336v1, whole genome shotgun sequence and encodes:
- the LOC127794900 gene encoding uncharacterized protein LOC127794900 translates to MKKLCRKGTVHPSPPLISDPLAFLPAAILTLAAALSPEDKEVLAYLISCSSGNNRRNLSSTVTIGGGDHHPPSFSCSCFGCYMSYWAKWDSSPNRQQIHEIIDVFEEGLAQSKKEKNKRERRKRSSKGSDELKRSESSPNKDEFSESEWVEETRIGGGGDEAEAFGGGDEGEEGLDKGPMKKFVSFIGEKLWSVWA